In Peromyscus maniculatus bairdii isolate BWxNUB_F1_BW_parent chromosome 21, HU_Pman_BW_mat_3.1, whole genome shotgun sequence, one DNA window encodes the following:
- the Psmb8 gene encoding proteasome subunit beta type-8, which yields MALLDLCGARGQRPEWAALGAESGYPSDPGHYSFSARAPELALPRGMQPSEFLRSFGGDQERNVQIEMAHGTTTLAFKFQHGVIVAVDSRASAGTYISTLRVNKVIEINPYLLGTMSGCAADCQYWERLLAKECRLYYLRNGERISVSAASKLLSNMMLQYRGMGLSMGSMICGWDKKGPGLYYVDENGTRLSGQMFSTGSGNTYAYGVMDSGYRQDLSPEEAYDLGRRAIVHATHRDCYSGGVVNMYHMKEDGWVKVESSDVSDLMHKYREANQ from the exons ATGGCGTTACTGGATCTGTGCGGAGCTCGGGGGCAGCGGCCCGAGTGGGCTGCCCTGGGTGCAGAAAGTGGGTATCCCTCGGACCCGGGACACTACAGTTTCTCTGCGCGAGCTCCGGAGCTCGCACTTCCCCGGGGAATGCAG CCTTCTGAATTCCTGAGGTCCTTTGGCGGCGACCAGGAAAGGAATGTTCAGATTGAGATGGCCCACGGCACCACCACGTTAGCCTTCAAGTTCCAGCATGGAGTCATCGTGGCGGTGGACTCCCGGGCCTCTGCGGGGACTTACATTA GCACCCTAAGAGTGAACAAGGTGATCGAGATTAACCCTTACCTGCTcggcaccatgtctggctgtgctGCCGACTGTCAGTACTGGGAGCGGCTGCTGGCTAAGGAATGCAG GCTGTACTACCTGCGGAATGGGGAACGCATCTCCGTGTCTGCGGCCTCCAAGCTGCTCTCCAACATGATGCTGCAGTACCGGGGCATGGGCCTCTCCATGGGCAGCATGATCTGCGGCTGGGACAAGAAG GGACCAGGACTCTACTATGTAGATGAAAATGGGACTCGGCTCTCAGGACAGATGTTCTCCACTGGCAGCGGGAACACCTATGCCTATGGGGTGATGGACAGTGGCTACCGGCAGGATCTCAGTCCTGAAGAGGCCTATGACCTTGGCCGCAGGGCTATCGTTCATGCCACCCACAGAGATTGCTATTCTGGAGGCGTTGTTAATA TGTACCACATGAAGGAAGACGGCTGGGTGAAAGTGGAAAGTTCCGATGTCAGTGACCTGATGCACAAGTACCGGGAGGCCAACCAGTGA